The sequence TGACATATGCCCCCAGAGTAGCAAAAAGTGCAATATGTGTGTGCACATTACCCAAAGAGGTTGAAAAATAGCCAATTTTAATGCATAATGAGCTTACTATGGCAACGCTTTACATTGTCGCAACGCCAATCGGAAATTTGGAAGATATTACTTTTCGGGCGGTAGAAACTTTAATGAAAGTTGATTTAATCGCTTGTGAAGACACGCGGCACACTAAACGCCTATTAGAGCGTTACAAAATAATTACGCCTTGCATTAGCTATCACCAGTACAGCAAAGCGCCCCAAGTGCAAAAAATTATTCAGGAGTTAAAGGCTGGTAAAAATATTGCGTTAGTCACCGACGCCGGCACACCGGGAATTTCTGATCCCGGCAATAAGCTGGTGGCCGCAGTAAGTGCCTATCCAGACATTACGGTAGTCGCAATTCCTGGACCAAGCGCGCTCACGGCGGCGGCTTCCATTTCCGGATTGCCGACGGATGAATTTTTATTCTTAGGATTTTTACCGCACAAAAAAGGGAGAGAGACGTTATTCAAAGAAATCAATGAAAGCCAACGCACAGTTATTTTTTACGAATCAACGCATCGCATTGTAAAAACACTGGAACGATTAGCTGAAGTTTTGCCGCCCCAAAGACAGATAGCTGTAGCCCGTGAGCTAACCAAGCAATTTGAAACCATTTATCGGGGAAACACACAAGAAGTTTTGGAAAAGTTAAAAAACGATTCAACTAAAGGCGAATTTGTGGTAATTGTTGAGGGGAGATAGGTGTCATTCTGAGCGAAGCGAAGAATCTCAGAGGTCCTTCGCTAGCGCTCAAGGACGACAAATAATCATATGACAAAAAAAGTATTAATCACTAATTCAATTCCGTACGTCAATGCCGCCCCGCATATCGGCCATGTTTTGGAATATGTCCAATCTGATGTCTTGGCCCGGTTTCACCGCCAAAGAGGATCGGAAGTTTTTTATTTAACCGGCAGTGACGACAACGCGTTAAAAAATGTACAGGTAGCTGAAGCCAAAGACGTTCCGACTCAAAAGTTAGTTGATCAAAACGCGGCATTATTCGTTAAACTTAAAGACAAATTGGAAATTTCTCGTGACGGTTTTATTCGCACCGCTTCCAAAGAGCACTTTGCCGGCGCCCAAAAGCTGTGGTTGGCATGCAAGAAATCGGACATTTATAAAAAATCTTACGAAGGTTTATATTGCGTTGGCTGTGAGCAATTTTACTTAGAAGATGATTTAGTTGACGGGAAATGCCCAACTCACAAAAAAGAATTGGAGCAAGTGGCCGAAGAAAATTATTTTTTTAAATTGACTAACTATCAAGAAGCTTTAGAAAAATTAATCGCTTTCGATACATTAAAAATTTATCCAAAGTCGCGCCGAAACGAAATTTTAAGTTTTATCAAATCTGGCTTGCAAGATTTTAGTATTTCCCGTTCAGTTGAACGTGCCCGCGGTTGGGGAGTGCCAGTGCCCGGGGATAAAAGCCAAGTGATTTATGTTTGGTTTGACGCGTTAAGTAATTATATTACCGGCCTTGGTTATGGCCAAGAGAAAAATAAAAATTACAAAAATTTTTGGAGCAAAAAATCCTTTAAGGCACATGTGATTGGTAAAGACATTATTCGCTTTCATACTGTTTATTGGCCAGCCATGTTATTGTCCGCGGGGTTGCCGCTGCCTAACGCGGTTTATGTCCACGGCTTTTTAACTGTTGACGGCCACAAAATGTCGAAATCGCTTGGCAATGTAGTTGACCCGTTTGATTTAATTAAGCGTTTTGGCACCGAACCTGTCCGTTTTTATTTCACTAAGCATGTTTCCACTACTCAAGACGGCGATTATTCCGAAGACCGCTTTAAGGAAGCTTATAACGCTGATTTAGCTAACGGTTTAGGCAATTTAGTAAGCCGGGTAGCTGGTTTAATTGAGCAAAATAATGTTAAGATAACTTCAGGCCGGGAGTCAGCTAATTTAAAAGCTCAAGCTGAAATTGATGCGGCGATAGAAGAATTTGATTTCACCCGGGCACTTGAGCTAATTTGGTTTAATGTGCAGCTAACCGATCAATTAATTTCTGAAGCGCGGCCATGGGATTTGGCAAAAGCCAGGGCGGATAAAAAATTGGAAACGGTATTAAGTGAAGCAGCCGGCAATATTTTAGCCATTGGTGAGGCTTTAATTCCATTCTTACCCCAAACGGCGGAAAAAATTGTTAAACAATTTTCGGCAAAAAAAATCAAAAAGGGTAAACCGCTATTTGAAAGGATTAAATAATTACACTGTCATCTCGAGCGAAGTCGAGAGATCTCACCCTGGCCCTTATTCCCCGCATGAGATTTCTCCACTTCGGCCGGACAAGCTGGCCTTCGGTCGAAATGACGAAGTAGGTAAACCGCTATTTGAAAGGATAAAATAAATATGTCATTCCCGCGAAAGCGGGAATCCAGGATTATATAACTGGATCCCCGATCAAGTCGGGGATGACAATATAAATATATGTTTCTAACCATTTTAGACCTAATTTTAATTCTCATCTTGTTTATTTTTATTGCCTTTGGCTTTGCTTTGGGTTTAATTTACACCATTGGCGCCCTGGTCGGATTTATCGGCGGGGCGTGGATTGCCGGAGTGTATTATTTGCCGTTTGCCAACTGGTTAGAACCTTTTGTTTTGGGCAGCGGCAATGTTGCCAAAATAATCGCCTTTATAGTTATATTCACAGTCGCTAATCGCTTAATTGGCTTTATTTTTTGGATTATCAATAAGATATTCAAATTATTTACTTTAATCCCGTTTTTGAAAACTATCAACCGTTTTGCCGGCGCGGTTTTAGGACTAATTGAAGGCGTGTTGTCGCTGGGTTTGGTTTTGGTGGTTGTCGCTCAATTTCCGTTTAGCAGTTGGCTGGCAAACCACATCGCTGATTCTAGCGTGGCTAATTTTTTGATGTCAATTATTCAGTTTATCTCTCCAATTTTACCGCAACTTTTTTAGCGCAACATGCCAAGCTTAATTGATTCACATTCGCATCCTCATTTCCAAGCCTTCAAGGATGACTGGAGGGAAGTTATTGATAGCGCATTAGCCAAAGATACTTGGGCACTGCTTGTGGGAACCCAGCAAGAAACAAGTAAGCGCGGAGTAGAAATTGCCGAAATGTATGACGAAGGCGTGTATGCCAGCATTGCGATTCATCCGGTGCACCGCCACCCGAGTCACTATGACGAAAACGAAATAAGTTTTCAGACACGAGGCGAAGTGTTTGGGTATGAAACCTATAAAAAGTTAGCCCAGAGTAAAAAAGTGGTGGCGATTGGCGAGAGTGGGTTAGATTATTTTCATGTACCAGAAGGTTTTGATCAAAATCAGGTAAAGCAAGACCAAGCCAAAATGTTTCGCGAACATATTGAATTGGCGTTGGAATTAAATTTACCAATGTCCATTCATTGCCGGGAGGCCTATGACGATTTGTACAACATTTTGAAAGATTACCCAAAACTTAGAGGGGTGGCGCATTGTTATTTAGGCGATGTGAAGCAAGCTGAAAAATTTTTTAAGCTAGGATTATATATTGGCGTTACCGGCATTGTCACTTTTAAAAATGCTAAACAGCTACATGAAGTTGTTAAAACTGTGCCGTTAGAACGAATATTGGTTGAAACCGATTGCCCGTATTTAACGCCTGAACCGCATCGAGGCAAGCGCAATTTGCCAGAGTACGTTGAATTTGTGGCGCGCCGCATCGCTGATTTGCGAAAAATGGATTATAATGCAGTGGCGGAGGCGACAACCAAAAGCGCAAGAAGTTTATTTAATATTTAAAACTCCCTCTCCGTTTCGGAGAGGGTAGGGGTGAGGTAGCGAATAGTAATATATGCACATAACTCAAATCTTGAGGAAAAATCAGACCCCATGGGAGCAAAGGTTACGGTCGCAATTAAGAAATAGAAATATAAACAATTTAAAATTTAGGAGACAATTCAAGATCGGCCCATATGTTGCCGATTTTTATTGTCATGATAAAAAACTAGTCATTGAGTGTGATGGAAGCCAGCATTTGAAGAATGAAGAAGATAAAAAACGCCAGCAATACCTTGGAGCCAACAGCTATACAGTTTTAAGGTTTTGGAATAATGAAATTGATGATAATATAGAAGGTGTAGTTAAAACCATAATTGATAATACGTAACCTCACCCTAACCACCGCCCGAACGACTGACATCGTTCAGTTGGGCGTGCTCTCCCGCAGGGAGAGGGAACAAACCATATGCTCATAACCAAATCAGACGGGGCAACTGAAGAATTCAATCCGGCCAAATTTCGCCGCGGACTGCTTAAAGTCGGCGCCAATAAAGAATTAGTTGAACAAGTATTAGCCAAAGTGGAAAAGAAAATGAAGCCGGGAATGAGCACGCGCGAAATTTATAAAATCGCGCGTAATGAATTAGGCAAGTCTGCTCCGGGTGCAAAAGTACGCTATAACTTGCGCCAAGCGCTAATTCGGATGGGGCCGGCGGGTTACAACTTTGAAAAATATATTGCGTCCATTTTAAAAACTTACGGCTATAAAGCGCAAACTCCCTTTGAACTTCAAGGCAAATGCACGACTCACGAAGTAGACGTGACCGCCGAAAAAGACGGCCAGGTTATATTTATAGAAGCGAAATTTCGCCGCAATTTTTACGACAAGATTGGCATTAAAACAACGCTCTCGTCTTGGGCGCGGTATATGGATTTGCGCGAGGGCAGTAAAACGCATAACGCTACGCCCAATTTTAATCAATGCTGGGTGGTGACTAATGCGCGGTTTACTAATCACTCTTTGGAATACGCCAAATGCCAGGGCATGACGATGCTAAGTTGGAATTACCCGAAAGATAAATCGCTTGCCGACATGGTTAATCATCGCGCCCTTTATCCACTAACGATTATTGATGAGATCCAAAACCATGAATTTGAAAATTTTGCCCGGCATAAACTAATGCTGTGTAAAGAAGTTGAATCAAAAACTCCAGATGAACTAACGCGCTTAACCGGCATTAAAGGCAAACGCGCCGAACGCATTATTCAAGTGTGTAAATTAGCCACTGGATAAGTTTTATAATGAATAAAGATGCCCCATTATTTTTTTGGACACTTCGATTGGAGATTCTGTACCCTTTTTAAAAATACCTGGATTTATCGGGCTACCAATTTTTAGATTTAATTTTCGCCTTCTTAGAAAAAAATCACTCAAGGTAATCAATTCAATCCCTTTTATTTTAATAGGAATTATCTCTGTGTTTTCAATTTGAAGTAAATAGTTAAGTCCAGCCCGGGGCTTGCTTTCTGCCTGCAGCGTGGTTACCTTGCCCTCTGGAAAAAAGATAACTGTTTGCTGATTGTTAAGTCTTTTAGCGGTCTCTCCAAGAAATTCTTCTAAGGTCCAGGCTCTTATTTTAATAGGGTAGGCGTTGATAAGTTTTAGAAATAGTTTTCTTAAAAACTTTGTGTAATAAATTTCTGTAACTGGTGCTGTAAATGGTGTCAGCGAGTAGATTACTCGCCAGGGCATCAGGGGGATCAAAAAAGGATCAAGCTTGGACGGATGATTCATAACAATAATGTATTTTTTATTTTTTTCAATACTAAAATTTTTTTCAATTTTGACTTGTGCCT is a genomic window of Candidatus Buchananbacteria bacterium CG10_big_fil_rev_8_21_14_0_10_42_9 containing:
- the rsmI gene encoding 16S rRNA (cytidine(1402)-2'-O)-methyltransferase produces the protein MHNELTMATLYIVATPIGNLEDITFRAVETLMKVDLIACEDTRHTKRLLERYKIITPCISYHQYSKAPQVQKIIQELKAGKNIALVTDAGTPGISDPGNKLVAAVSAYPDITVVAIPGPSALTAAASISGLPTDEFLFLGFLPHKKGRETLFKEINESQRTVIFYESTHRIVKTLERLAEVLPPQRQIAVARELTKQFETIYRGNTQEVLEKLKNDSTKGEFVVIVEGR
- a CDS encoding methionine--tRNA ligase; the protein is MTKKVLITNSIPYVNAAPHIGHVLEYVQSDVLARFHRQRGSEVFYLTGSDDNALKNVQVAEAKDVPTQKLVDQNAALFVKLKDKLEISRDGFIRTASKEHFAGAQKLWLACKKSDIYKKSYEGLYCVGCEQFYLEDDLVDGKCPTHKKELEQVAEENYFFKLTNYQEALEKLIAFDTLKIYPKSRRNEILSFIKSGLQDFSISRSVERARGWGVPVPGDKSQVIYVWFDALSNYITGLGYGQEKNKNYKNFWSKKSFKAHVIGKDIIRFHTVYWPAMLLSAGLPLPNAVYVHGFLTVDGHKMSKSLGNVVDPFDLIKRFGTEPVRFYFTKHVSTTQDGDYSEDRFKEAYNADLANGLGNLVSRVAGLIEQNNVKITSGRESANLKAQAEIDAAIEEFDFTRALELIWFNVQLTDQLISEARPWDLAKARADKKLETVLSEAAGNILAIGEALIPFLPQTAEKIVKQFSAKKIKKGKPLFERIK
- a CDS encoding hydrolase TatD; the encoded protein is MPSLIDSHSHPHFQAFKDDWREVIDSALAKDTWALLVGTQQETSKRGVEIAEMYDEGVYASIAIHPVHRHPSHYDENEISFQTRGEVFGYETYKKLAQSKKVVAIGESGLDYFHVPEGFDQNQVKQDQAKMFREHIELALELNLPMSIHCREAYDDLYNILKDYPKLRGVAHCYLGDVKQAEKFFKLGLYIGVTGIVTFKNAKQLHEVVKTVPLERILVETDCPYLTPEPHRGKRNLPEYVEFVARRIADLRKMDYNAVAEATTKSARSLFNI
- a CDS encoding DNA (cytosine-5-)-methyltransferase encodes the protein MHITQILRKNQTPWEQRLRSQLRNRNINNLKFRRQFKIGPYVADFYCHDKKLVIECDGSQHLKNEEDKKRQQYLGANSYTVLRFWNNEIDDNIEGVVKTIIDNT